From a single Molothrus ater isolate BHLD 08-10-18 breed brown headed cowbird chromosome Z, BPBGC_Mater_1.1, whole genome shotgun sequence genomic region:
- the NMRK1 gene encoding nicotinamide riboside kinase 1 translates to MKVLVIGLGGVTNGGKTTLAEKLKNMLPNCDIISQDDFFKPECEVETDERGFKLYDVLDALYMDEMVTSIRNWMKSPGSSGVVTEEPKSTCDNLKNVYILIVEGFLLYNYEPLNELWNRRYFLTLPYEECKRRRSTRVYQPADTPGYFDGHVWPMYLKYKNELEENASMQVDYLDGTKSQEELLSYVYSDIIQELNKLREENQQVTS, encoded by the exons ATGAAAGTATTGGTTATTGGCCTTGGGGG TGTAACAAATGGAGGGAAAACAACGCTAGCAGAAAAACTTAAGAATATGCTTCCCAACTGTGATATAATCTCTCAAGATGACTTCTTTAAG ccAGAGTGTGAAGTAGAAACAGATGAACGTGGATTTAAGCTATATGATG TACTTGATGCCCTCTATATGGATGAAATGGTGACAAGTATTCGCAATTGGATGAAAAGCCCAGGAAGCTCAGGTGTTGTGACAGAAGAGCCAAAGAGTACATGTGACAATctgaaaaatgtttatattttgatTGTTGAAGGCTTTCTCCTTTACAATTATGA GCCCCTTAATGAACTATGGAATAGAAGATATTTTTTGACCCTGCCTTATGAAGAGTgcaaaaggagaaggag CACCAGAGTCTACCAGCCAGCAGATACACCAGGGTACTTCGATGGACACGTGTGGCCTAtgtatttgaaatataaaaatgaattgGAAGAGAATGCAAGTATGCAAGTTG attATTTGGATGGAACAAAATCCCAAGAGGAGCTTTTATCCTATGTGTATAGTGATATAATACAGGAATTAAACAAGCTGAGGGAAGAAA atCAGCAGGTCACATCATGA